One Fusarium falciforme chromosome 1, complete sequence genomic window carries:
- a CDS encoding Methylthioribulose-1-phosphate dehydratase, whose translation MPEFYDEAAEQQRPTGDALITSEDPNHPANLIPSLCAKFWTLGWVTGTGGGCSIRDDDLVYIAPSGVQKELMKNTDIYVMAISEQDPNHNKLKQRTYLRSPPCYKPSQCTPLFLAAFTRRGAGCCIHTHSQWAVLVTLLLEAQGPGKDRVFEINNIEQIKGFGRGMTKTGNLGYHDTLRIPVIENTPHEEDLTEYLEEAMDKYPDTYAVLVRRHGVYVWGDNVHKAKTQCESLDYLFQLAVEMKKLGLPWISDVPQIAPQRT comes from the exons ATGCCCGAGTTCTACGACGAGGCGGCGGAGCAGCAGCGTCCGACTGGTGATGCCCTCATCACTTCCGAGGACCCCAACCACCCAGCCAACTTGATTCCTTCGCTGTGCGCCAAGTTCTGGACCCTCGGCTGGGTCACGGGAACcggaggaggatgctctATTCGAGATGA TGACCTAGTCTACATTGCCCCTTCAGGCGTCCAGAAGGAGCTCATGAAGAACACCGACATCTATGTCATGGCCATCTCTGAGCAGGACCCCAACCATAACAAGTTGAAGCAGCGCACGTACCTGCGCTCACCCCCCTGCTACAAGCCCTCTCAATGCACTCCTCTGTTCCTCGCAGCCTTTACCCGCCGGGGTGCTGGCTGCTGCATCCATACTCACTCTCAGTGGGCTGTGCTTGTCACTCTGTTGCTCGAGGCCCAGGGCCCTGGAAAGGACCGTGTCTTTgagatcaacaacatcgaGCAAATCAAGGGTTTTGGACGTGGAATGACCAAGACTGGTAACCTGGGTTATCATGATACCCTCCGTATTCCCGTGATTGAGAACACTCCTCATGAGGAAGACTTGACCGAGTACCTCGAGGAGGCCATGGACAAGTACCCCGATACATATGCAGTCCTCGTCCGACGTCACGGTGTCTACGTATGGGGTGACAATGtgcacaaggccaagacccaGTGTGAAAG TCTCGACTACCTTTTCCAGCTGGCAgttgagatgaagaagctcgGTCTTCCATGGATCAGCGATGTCCCCCAGATCGCTCCCCAGCGAACCTGA
- a CDS encoding Methylmalonate-semialdehyde dehydrogenase — protein sequence MRRLISRGMSASSRSSPAASSRSSLLASSRMTSNGPSSVAARRIHATAKQLQPVTAALASTATSYPTTHEKLEAVDTPYFINNEFVSSKTDKFIELHDPATNNLVTRVPQMTDEEMKAAVASAEKAFESWKNTTVISRQQIMFRFVQLIRENWDRLAASITLEQGKTFADAKGDVLRGLQVAEAAIAAPELLKGEVLEVSKDMETRTYREPLGVTAAICPFNFPAMIPLWCIPIATITGNTLILKPSERDPGAAMILAELVQKAGFPEGVVNIIHGAHRTVDFILDEPAIKAVSFVGGNKAGEYIFSRGSANGKRVQANLGAKNHAAVLPDANKNHFINSVVGAAFGAAGQRCMALSTLVMVGETKEWLTEVAERARELNVNGGFEQGADLGPVISPQSKERIESLIASAEKEGATILLDGRGFKPSKYPNGNWVGPTIISNVTPDMTCYKEEIFGPVLVCLNVDTIDDAIDLINKNEYGNGTAIFTRSGATGETFRKRIEAGQVGINVPIPVPLPMFSFTGNKKSIAGGGANTFYGRPGINFYTQLKTVTALWQSADAVAKKADVAMPTHQ from the exons ATGCGTCGCCTCATCTCCCGCGGCATGAGCGCCTCCAGCCGCTCCTCTCCGGCTGCCTCGTCTCGATCATCcctcctcgcctcctccAGAATGACCTCCAACGGTCCCTCGTCGGTCGCTGCCAGGCGGATACACGCCACGGCCAAGCAGCTCCAGCCCGTCACTGCCGCCCTGGCCTCGACCGCCACGAGTTATCCCACCACAcacgagaagctcgaggccgTCGACACCCCATACTTCATTAACAATGAGTTCGTCTCCTCAAAGACGGACAAGTTCATTGAGCTGCACGACCCGGCCACCAACAACCTCGTCACCCGTGTCCCCCAGATGACcgacgaggagatgaaggcggCCGTCGCCAGCGCCGAGAAAGCCTTTGAGTCTTGGAAGAACACTACCGTCATCTCGCGCCAGCAGATCATGTTCCGCTTCGTCCAGCTCATCCGCGAGAACTGGGACCGCCTCGCCGCCAGCATCACCCTCGAGCAGGGCAAGACCTTTGCTGACGCCAAGGGTGACGTCCTCCGCGGTCTCCAGGTCGCCGAggccgccatcgccgccccagagcttctcaagggcgaggtcctcgaggtgTCCAAGGACATGGAGACCCGAACCTACCGTGAGCCTCTGGGCGTTACGGCTGCTATCTGCCCCTTCA ACTTCCCTGCTATGATTCCTCTTTGGTGTATTCCCATTGCCACCATCACTGGCAACACACTCATTCTCAAGCCCTCTGAGCGCGACCCTGGTGCCGCCATGATCCTTGCCGAGCTTGTCCAGAAGGCTGGCTTCCCCGAGGGTGTCGTCAACATCATTCACGGCGCCCACCGCACCGTCGACTTTATCCTCGATGAGcccgccatcaaggccgtcaGCTTCGTTGGTGGCAACAAGGCCGGAGAGTACATCTTCAGCCGCGGTTCTGCCAATGGCAAGCGTGTCCAGGCCAACCTGGGTGCCAAGAACCACGCCGCTGTCCTTCCTGATGCCAACAAGAACCACTTCATCAACAGCGTTGTTGGCGCCGCCTTTGGTGCTGCCGGTCAGCGCTGCATGGCTCTGAGCACCCTCGTCATGGTTGGTGAGACTAAGGAGTGGCTCACTGAGGTCGCCGAGCGAGCTAGGGAGCTCAACGTCAACGGTGGCTTCGAGCAGGGTGCCGACCTCGGACCCGTCATCTCTCCTCAGAGCAAGGAGCGCATTGAGAGCCTCATTGCCTctgccgagaaggagggtgCCACtatcctcctcgatggccgTGGCTTCAAGCCCAGCAAGTACCCCAACGGAAACTGGGTCGGCCctaccatcatctccaacgtCACCCCTGACATGACCTGCTACAAGGAGGAGATCTTTGGTCCCGTCCTGGTGTGCCTCAACGtcgacaccatcgacgaTGCTATTGATCTGATCAACAAGAACGAGTATGGCAACGGCACTGCCATCTTCACCCGATCTGGCGCCACTGGCGAGACCTTCCGCAAGCGCATCGAGGCCGGTCAGGTGGGTATCAACGTGCCCATCCCTGTCCCTCTGCCCATGTTCTCCTTCACCGGTAACAAGAAGAGcattgctggtggtggtgccaaCACCTTCTACGGCCGACCCGGTATCAACTTCTACACTCAGCTCAAGACGGTGACTGCTCTGTGGCAGAGTGCTGATGCTGTGGCTAAGAAGGCTGATGTGGCCATGCCTACTCATCAATAA
- a CDS encoding Inorganic diphosphatase, translating into MLRPQGSRILLSSRLPAGRSPQHHPLSSAAPLPLLLLSQGPQRGPPALPLPASLSLSPSLSRGPGRANHMSHLATRRPGARPSLTQQNTPPPPSTTSSSSSTLETSSRRTAQLARHFTSSPSSVSAPKQNKMASPYTVRKVAAPNTLEHRVYIEQDGQPISPFHDIPLYANQEQTILNMVVEIPRWTNAKLEISKEELLNPIKQDIKKGKLRYVRNCFPHKGYLWNYGAFPQTWEDPNSIHPETKAKGDNDPLDVCEIGELVGYTGQVKQVKVLGVMALLDEEETDWKVIVIDINDPLAAKLNDVEDVERHLPGLLRATNEWFRIYKIPDGKPENQFAFTGECKNKSYALDVVRECAEAWDRLITGKTAPGGVSTTNVTVQQSPSRVSPDQLPPLPPNEELPAEKIDSSIDKWFFISGASA; encoded by the exons ATGCTCCGGCCACAAGGCTCCCGAATACTGCTATCATCGCGGCTACCCGCCGGCCGCTCACCGCAGCACCACCCTCTATCCTCCGCAGCGCCGCTGCCACTGTTGCTACTGTCGCAGGGGCCACAACGGGGGCCACCCGCACTGCCGCTACCGGCATCGCTGTCTCTGTCGCCATCGCTGTCCAGAGGGCCAGGCCGGGCCAATCATATGTCGCACCTGGCCACACGTCGCCCTGGAGCCAGGCCCAGCCTGACCCAGCAGAATACCCCGCCCCCTCCATCCaccacctcttcctcttcttcgactcTTGAaacttcttctcgtcgaaCTGCCCAGCTCGCTCGACACTttacttcttctccatcaagcGTTTCCGCACCAAAGCAGAACAAGATGGCTTCTCCTTACACCGTCCGCAAGGTTGCGGCTCCCAACACCCTCGAGCACCGCGTCTACATCGAGCAGGATGGCCAGCCCATCTCTCCCTTCCACGATATCCCCCTCTACGCCAACCAGGAGCAGACCATCCTGAACATGGTTGTTGAGATTCCTCGATGGACCAATGCCAAGCTCGAG ATctccaaggaggagctcctcaaccCCATCAAGCAGgacatcaagaagggcaagcttCGATACGTCCGAAACTGCTTCCCCCACAAGGGTTACCTCTGGAACTACGGTGCCTTCCCCCAG ACCTGGGAGGACCCCAACTCCATCCaccccgagaccaaggccaagggtgaCAACGATCCTCTCGATGTCTGCGAGATCGGCGAGCTCGTCGGCTACACTGGCCAGGTCAAGCAGGTCAAGGTCCTCGGTGTCATGGCccttctcgacgaggaggagactGACTGGAAGGTCATTGTCATTGACATCAACGACCCTCTTGCTGCCAAGCTGAACGACGTTGAGGACGTCGAGCGACACCTGCCCGGTCTCCTCCGTGCCACCAACGAGTGGTTCCGTATCTACAAGATCCCCGATGGCAAGCCCGAGAACCAGTTTGCCTTCACTGGCGAGTGCAAGAACAAGAG CTACGCTCTTGATGTTGTCCGCGAGTGCGCCGAGGCCTGGGACCGCCTCATCACTGGCAAGACTGCCCCCGGTGGCGTCTCTAC CACCAACGTCACTGTCCAGCAGTCTCCTTCCCGTGTTTCTCCTGACCAGCTGCCTCCTCTGCCCCCCAACGAGGAGCTTCCCGCCGAGAAGATTGACAGCTCCATTGACAAGTGGTTCTTCATCAGCGGTGCCTCCGCTTAA